The nucleotide window CTTCTCCGCCATTCAGGAGGAGGGCTACAAGAGCCTTCCCGAGGGCGCTGAAGTCGAGTTCGAAGTCGCCAAGGGGCCCAAGGGCTTCCAGGCGCAGAACGTCGTTCGCGTCTCCGCATAGTTTCGACTGAGTGAAACAAACTGATAGGGGAGCCCGCCCCGGGTTCCCCTTATTTTTTTCTTCTCGCCATCCTTTTCCTCTAACACGGTATTGTAGGGGCAAGCTTCAGCTTGCCCTCGTCCCGCTTGCCCTCGTCCCGCCATGGTTTTCCTCTACCACGGTATTGTAGGTATTGTAGGGGCAAGCTTCAGCTTGCCCTCTCTTCCTCTTGCCCTCGTCGGGGGCGGCCTAAAGGTCAGCCCCTGGACGACGGCATCTCAAAAGGACGTTGGATAACGGTCTCAGGAAAACACTCGAGCCAGCGCTGCCAGCAATTGGTCAGGCGTATAGGGTTTTTGCACCCAGGGGCCGCCCTGCGCCTCCACAAAGCTGATGGTGTACATATCGGGCGCGCCGCTCGAACAGAAGATAACGCGGCGAGCAAGCTCAGGGTTCACGCGGCGCAGTTGTCGAAAGAACTCCAGCCCTTCCTTCCCCGGCATCTTCATGTTGATCAGGACGGCCTCAGGGCGAAATTCCTTCAAAAAGATGAAAGCCTCGTCGCCCGTCGTCGCCGTCAGGACCTCATGGCCCTGCTCCTCGAAAATGGCGGTGGCCAGCTCGCCCAGCGGCGCATCGGGCTCGAGCACCAGGACGCGCTTAGGGGAGAGCAGGGGCGCCGGCGCTTCGCTTGGAATGGCCTCGGGCGCGGGCGTCGAAGCCAGCTCGATGGTAAAGGTGGTGCCGTACCCCGGTTCGCTCGCCCCGATCAAGTCGGCACTCGCGCAGCGCAACTCCCCGCCAAGCGCTCGCACGATGCCCTGCGAAATGTAGAGGCCCAGGCCTGTCCCCATGCCGGGAGGCTTGGTAGTAAAGAATGGCTGAAAGACCCTGCCGAGATATTCGGGGGGAATCCCGACGCCGCTGTCGGAAAAATGTATCTGAACGCGGTTGCCCGCGCATGCCGAGCGAATCCGGATGGTGCCCGGCTGGCGACTTTCGGCGATGGCCCGTTCGGCATTCATGAAGAGGTTGAAAAGCACCTGCTGGAGTTGCTGCGGGTCGCCCATGGCAAAGGGACGTTCCCGTGCCAGGTCGGTGTTGATCTGGATGTTCCGGCTCTCTAACTCGTATCGGCGAAGAACGATGGTCTGCCGGATCACCTCGTTGACATCGATGGGACGGATTTCGAGCGGCTGCCGGCGAACCAGGCGCAAAAGGTTGTGCACGATATCGGTGGCGCGGTGCGCCTCGCTGACAATCAAGTCCAGCTCGCGCCGCAAGGACTCGTTCTCCGGCCGGCTGCGCAAGATCTGGGCAAAGCCGATGACGCTGGTGAGCGGATTATTCAGCTCGTGGACTACGCTCGCCAGCAACTCAGCAATCGCCGTCAGCCGCTCCTGCCGCACAAGCTGGCGCTGGTAGCCCACCACGTCGGCATAGGACCGCTCCAGGTTGATCAGCAAGTTTCGATTTTGCCACCAGAGCCGCCCCGCCACCACCAAGACCACCATCAGCGAAAGGCCGGTCGTTCCGGCAATCCAGTAAACCGCCCGGCGAGTGACCTGGGAGAACCGGCGGCTTTCCTGCCCGAGAGCTTTCTGCTGGGCGGCGACGAGCTGATCGAACTTCTCGAACGCTTCAGTGGCGATGGGTTGACCGGCCAGGGAGACCCAATCGCGGTCACCGCCCCGGCCCAGTCGGCGTGCTTCCGCCACACCGGCCGAGTGCCCGCGGTACGATTTTTCCAGTTGCCTGATCTCCCGGAAATGAGCCAGCACGGTTGGCTCAAGCCGGGAAGCTTCCACCAAGCTGACGATGCCATCGAAATCTTCCTGAGCTTCGTCACGCAACTCGAGATAGCGGGGGTCTCCGGTCAGAAGAAAACCGCGAAAATCTCGCACTTGTGATTCGAACGCCAACCGCAAGCGGCTCAGTTGGTGCTGCGTTGCCTGGACCTCCGCCAGGTTCTGCGCCGAGAAGCGCGAGACGCGGCGCAGCTCGACCAGCGAAAAAACAGAAACCGCCATTTGCGACCCGAGCGTCACCGCCAGCCCCAGCAAAAAAAACGAATTGACGCGGCGAATACCGCGGTGAGCTTTTTTGAGTTCGGCGGGAGGGGGATCAGAGAAGGGGCCGGCCGGGGAAACATTCGCCTCTCGTGAAGCCGGACCTGTCGCCTTGTTCTTTTTTCGAAACCAGTTCACGAGGATGCCTCGCCTTAAGAAGTGACGGGCTTGAACCAGTCCCGCCATTCGGGATGCCGGGATCAATCCCAGCACTCCTGCGTGCCAGATCGCCGTGCGTGCCGATCAGCCATGTAGCCGATTGTTTCGCCCTGAACCGTGTGGGGTATCGTCGCCTGCGGGCGAAACGAATCATAGGGCCGAGCGGCCGATGTGTCAAAGGTCGGAAAGGCAAGGAACCCGCCGCCAGGGATTCGAAAGATAATGGAGATCCAAACAGCGGTCGGGTGGCGCATACATCCCGCAAAGCAGGATGTGTGCGATTAGTCGGTTGTTGCTGCTTGGTCGTTGTGTTAGCATTTTTGCGCTGCTAAGGCCGGCAGGGAAGTCGTTTGCCCATTACGCAGTTGGGGGTTCACAGCCTCCCGGCGAAGCGGGAAGGTCTTCGGTGGAAGGTGGGCCCTGGCCGGAGCCAAGAATTTAGGCGCGTAGCTCAGTTGGTGAGAGCGTCCCGAGGCATCGGGAAGGTCTTCGGTGGAAGGTGGGGCTTGGCCGGAGCCAAGAATTTAGGCGCGTAGCTCAGTTGGTTAGAGCGCTTCCCTGACACGGAAGAGGTCTGCGGTTCAAATCCGCACGCGCCTACCATTCCTCCTCTTTGACAAGAACCGATGGAATTGTGCTCGCCCCGATGCAATCGGGGCTCGCGGCAAACCAAGTTCTTCCTTGGACGGGTTGAGAGAAGGTGAAACAAGGAAGCCGGCAATGGTTCTGGGCGACGCTGATTCTTTCCTGCGTCACGATCGTGACGTTTGTCTTTGCCGCCTGGGAGTTGATGGAAAAACGTTTCTTCCGCAATGTGGACTACCACACGCTGCATTTTCTTTACATCAGCCGCGGGGTGGTCTCCTCGCTGCTACTCGCTGCCTGGGCTTCCTGGTTTGTGCTGCGGGCGCGCAGGCAGCACGAGGAAGCGTTGCGGCGTTCCCGTGAACGTTACCGGGGCATCCTGGAAGGCTCGCCGGACGCGGTGGTTCTCTACGATGACCATCTCGTCGTGATCGAGTGGAACTTGAGCGCCGAGCGGCTCTTTGGTTTTGCGAAAGAGGAAGTGATCGGCAAGGTTCTTCCCACCGTCCCGGAAGAACAGCGAGGCGAAGCGCTCGAGTGGGTAGCGAAGCTTGCCCGGCAGCAGAGGATTCTGGACCTCGAAACCTTGCGGTGGCATCGCGCCGGCGGGCCCATCTGGGTATCGGTGAGCTTGTCGTCCTTGCGCGACGAAGCGAGCGGGCGGCTCCACGTCCTCGAGGTTGCCCGCGATATTCGAGAGAAGATCGCCCTGCGCGACAAGATCATTGAGGTGGAAAAACTCACCACCATGGGTCAAATGGCCGCCGGGACTGCCCACCACCTGAACACCCCGCTCGCCTCCTTGCTGCTCCGCGTGCAGATGATGAAGGAGCGCCTGCGGCATACCGACGGCGGCGCCGATTTGGCGCATCTCGAGGCAGGCATTCATTCCTGCCAGAGCTTTGTGCAGCAGTTGCTCCGCTTTTCTCATCGCCTGCCCGCCCAAAAGAAGCCGGAAGAGATCACTCAGCAGATCGAATCCATCGTGACCTTTCTGCGCCCCACCTTTGCCGCCAAGCGGGCGCAAATGGTCCTGGATCTCGATCGAGCCCGCGGGGCGCTCGTGATGGCCGATCGAAGCCAGTTGGAGGCGCTTTTTTCGGCCCTGCTCGTCAACGCCGCCGACGCCATCGCCGAAGGCGGGAGCATCACCATTACTGCTGCTCCGGTAGCCGACGGCGAGCCGAAGCCGGGCTTGCCCGCCCAGGACAGTGCAGGGATTATCGGAAAAGAGTCTTTGGCGGGCCGTGGCGACCTGGAGATTTGCATTGAAGACGATGGTTGCGGCATCTCCGAAAAAGATTTGCCGCGGCTGTTCGAGCCTTTCTTTACGACAAAAGCGCCCGGGCAGGGGACGGGGCTGGGGCTGGCGCTGGCGCGGACGATTGCCCAAGAGCACGGCGGGTCAGTGGCGATTCAGAATCGGCCTTCGTCCCGAAGCCTTCGCCCCGAGGTATCGGGGCAAGGGACTGCACGGCACGGTGCCGGGCGGGGCGTCTGCGTTCGGCTGCGGTTGCCGCTTCACTGAACAAAGTAGGGGCCGGTCTTCAGACCGCCCTGAACAAGGTAGGGGCCGGTCTTCAGACCGCCCTTTGAAGCAGCAGTAGGGAGTAGCCGGTGAAGCACGCGGCAAGCGATCCGTGTACGGTCCTCGTCGTGGACGATGACCCGGAATTGCTGGCGACGCTTGGCGACCTGCTGGCCGGGCAGAATTATCGCGTGCGGATGGCGTCGTCCGGGCCGGAAGCGCTGGCTCTTTTGCGCCAGCCCCGATCCTATCGGGGCCAGCCCGCTACGCCCGATTCGGCCACGGCGAGTCCGGTTTGCCTGGCGCTGGTGGATCTCGTCATGCCTTTGCTCGACGGGCTGACGCTGCTCGGCGAAATTCGGTCCGGCCACGGCGATATCCCCGTCGTGATGATGACCGGCTATGGAACGATCGAGACCGCCGTCGAGGCCATGAAGAAGGGTGCGGAAGATTTTCTGACCAAGCCCTTTGACAAGGAAGCCGTTCTCAAAAAAGTGGCCCGGCTGCTCGAGCTTCACCGCCTGCGTCTCCAGGTCGCTGAACTCGAGGCTCGCAACTCCGGGGCGCTCGGGTCGGCCGGAGTTTTTCGAGGGATTATCGCTCGTTCGCCGCGGATGCAGTCGCTGCTAGAGAGAGCCGAGGCGGCCGCCCGGTCGGATCTTCCTGTCCTGTTGCTGGGCGAGACGGGAACGGGCAAGGAGATGCTGGCGCGGGCCATCCACGCTGCCGGCGGGCGGGCTTCCCGGCCATTCATTCCGGTCAACTGCGGCGCGCTGCCGCGTGACCTCATCGAAAGCGAACTCTTTGGCCACCAGCGCGGAGCCTTTACCGGCGCGCTGACCGAGCAAGAAGGACTTTTCCGCGCCGCTGACGGCGGGACGATTCTTCTCGACGAGATTGGCGAACTGCCCAGGGAAGCTCAGGTCAAGCTCCTGCGCATTTTGCAGGAAGGCGAGCTGCGTCCGGTGGGCGGCTCGCACCCCGTCCAGGTGAACGTCCGCGCCATTTCTGCTTCGAACCGCCCGCTCGCTTCGCTGCGTCAGGATTGCCTGCGCGAAGACCTCTACTACCGCATTTCGACCATCACCATCGAGCTGCCGCCGTTGCGCGAGCGCCGGGAAGACTTGCCGCTCCTGGCCGAACACTATTTGCGAAAGTTCTGCGAGAAATACGACCGAGGCGCTTCTCGTGGTGAGCTCGGTCGAACCACGCTCGACCGCCGCGCACTCGATCTGCTTCTTTCGTATCCGTTCCCCGGCAACGTCCGGGAGCTCGTCAACATTCTGGAAAGCGCCGTGGTCACTCTTCCGCCTGACCAACGCACGCTCGGGGACAAAGATCTGCGGCCTTTGCTCCGTCCCTCATCCGAATCCCGATCCCGCTCTGCGGGACGCGCCGATATATCGGGGCAAGGGATTGGGGCGGGCGGAGGGCGGCGGCCATCGGGCTCACTCGACTCGGGTGAGATGGCTGAGCCGGTGCTGGCGCCCGATGCTTCCCTGCTCTCGATGGAGAGCGTAGAAAAGTTCGCTATCCAGCAAGCGCTTCACCTTGCCGGAAAGAACAAGTCTCGCGCCGCGGAAATCCTCGGCATCTCCCGCGACTCGCTCTACAGGAAAATCCGCCAGTACGGTTTGGAGACGAGCAAAGAAGAAAAGTAGCCACGAGCGGCGTGAGCTGTTGGGTCTTGTCTGGAAAGCGCACACTTGCCTTTCTCCAAGCTTCTCCGTGACTTAGGAGATTGTGTCTGAATCCCGTACACCGCGCCGCTGCAGCTCCTGCCGATTTGGTGTTCAGATCCGGCCGGGGCATCGAAAATCTCACTGTCGTTTTTCTTCGTAGCTTCCTCAAAACAAACGGGAAAGAAACTGAACCCGATCCCCGCCTCCGGCCAATTTCAAAGGGTTCTGGCTCGGTGTCGAGCGTGCTAGCGTGAAATCCGAGGTTCGCCGCCCCGATGTCCCGATCCCGAAGCTTCGGGATTCGGGATCGGGTCAAGCGCGGATGAGTTTCTGGCGGGCAAGCCCGCCGTCAAGCCAGGCGGGTCGACCAGGAGGTGAAGGATGGAATCCTGGCGGAAGAACGAATTCTTCTTTTGGCTGGTTGCCGCCGTCGTCGCCCTTCTCTTTCTTCTCGCGGTGTTGCGCTACGAGAAATATGACCGCGCCCGCGAGCAACGCACATTGAGTTCTTTCATGGCGGGCGACCCCCGTGAGGGCGGGCGGGTGTTCTCCGACAAGGGATGCGTGCGATGCCACGCGATCGGCGGCGTGGGCGGCACCGAGGCTGCCGGTAAGGCTGGTGATCTCGGCAAGGTTCCTGAAGGAAACCTGAGCTTGAACGAGCTCGCTACCGCGATGTGGAACCACGCCCCTGAAATGTGGAAGGGCATGCAGGAAAAGCAGTTTGACTATCCGCGGCTGACCGAAGAGCAGGTGACCAACCTCTTTGCCTTCCTTTATACCATCCGGTATGTGGATGAGAGCGGCGACGTCGAGCGCGGCCGGGCGCTTTTTGCGAGCAAGGGATGCATCCAGTGTCACGCGCTCCAGGGCCACGGCGGCCGACTCGGACCGGACCTGGCCCAGGCGAGCTACCTGGGCGTGCCCATTCTTTGGGCACAAGAGATGTGGAACCACGCCCCGCGCATGGAGGCTTTGATTCGCGAAAAGAATCTAGCCTGGCCCAAGTTTCGCGACACCGAAATGATTGACCTGCTCGGCTACGTGCGCAGCTTGAATACGGGACTGCGGCGAGGCTTTGAAGTGTTGCCGGCCAACCCCGACCGCGGCCGAGAACTGTTTCGACAAAAGGGATGCATCGCCTGTCATGCGGTGGACGGCGAGGGCGGAACGCTCGGGCCCGACCTTGGCCGGGAGCGAAAACTGCCTCGCACGCTCACCCAGGCCGCCGGATGGATGTGGAACCATTCGCCGGAAATGTGGCGAACGATGCAGACCAGGGGGCTCGAGCGGCCGCAGTTTGAAGGTCGGGAAATGGCTGACCTGCTCGCTTACCTCTTCAGCATTCATTACTTCGACGAGCCTGGCGATCCGGAAGGGGGCAAGCAAGTCTTTCGTTCGAAGGGCTGCGCCACCTGCCACGGAGACGACGGGCGCGGCGGCAAGGGCGGCCCAAACATTCAGCAACTCAAGGGAAAATTTTCGCCCGTCCGCATGGCCTACACCATGTGGCAACACGGGCCGGAGATGTACGCTCGGGCGCAGCGGCGGAACATCCCCTGGCCGAAATTTCGGGGCAGTGAGATGGCTGATCTGGTTGCATTCTTGAATTCTCAGTAGTCCCGCAGAGCGGGACGGGCGGCTCGGCCCAGGAGATTTTGTTGACAGATCCGGAACGGATTCCTACGAATCGCGAGCCCCGATTGGATCGGGGCGAGCCCACATCCCAGCGGAGAAACTCACTCCTCAACGGCTTCTTTGTGCTGGGGGTGGCGCTTTTCTTTGCCGGTGGTTTGGTTGCCCTCCCACGATGGATGCATGCGCCCGTCGCGCAACCCATCCAGTTCAACCACCTCAAGCACAAGCAAGCCGGCCTGGGGTGCGCCGACTGCCATGCCACGGTGCTCGATCAAGCCGCTGCCGGGCTGCCTGACCTGGCCCTTTGCCTGACCTGTCACGAAGCCGCGGTCACCGAAAGCAAAGAAGAGGAAAAGATCCGAACGATTGCATCCGGCGGAGGAGAGTTGTCCTGGAACCAGGTGACGCGCATGCCGGAGGATGTCTATTTTTCGCATCGCCGCCACGCCAAACTGGCCAAGCTGGATTGCTTGGTCTGTCATGGAACGGTGGGCGAAAGTGTCCGGCCACCCGAGCGGCCTGCTTTGCCGATGATGATGGCGAACTGCCTGGACTGCCATCAAAAGACGCATGCCAACGTGGATTGCTATGCCTGTCACCGCTAAATCGCCTGGGACTGGTCCCGGTGGGGTGCCGAAAAGGGCGGCTCCGGCCCGCCACTGGCGCTTGGGCGGGCTGGCAGTGATCCTGCTTGCCTGGCTGGTGGTAACAAGAGCGGGCGGTGCTGAGGGTTCCTACTTCCTTCCCGGGAATCCAAAAACGGGTTTGAAGATTTTCGCGGAAAAGGGCTGTATCCGTTGCCATGCCGTTCAGGGGGAAGGTGGGCGGAGCGCCCCGGACCTGGCGCGCTCGCCCATGTTCTACGCCAGCGCTTCCCAACTGGTCGGCGAAATGTGGAACCACGCGCCGCGCATGTGGGAAAAGATGCGCATCGAGCACCTGCCTGTGCCCCGGTTTGAACCGGCTGAGATGACCGACCTTTTCGCGTTTCTCTTTTCGATTCGTTCGTTCGACGAGCCGGGCGATCCGGAACTGGGCCGGCAAGTGCTCGCCGGCAAGGGCTGCACTCGCTGCCATGCGATTCGTGGGAGAAGCGGTGGCGAAGCGCCGGGAGTGGTTCGGCTAGGCTCACCACAAGTCGGGCCGGACCTCCAACGCTGGTCTGGCTATCGCAACGCCGTGCAATGGGCCCAGGCGATGTGGAATCACTCGCCGGAGATGATACAGGCGATGGCCGGGCGCGGGATGCCCTGGCCGGAATTTCAGGGCAACGACATGGTCAACTTGATCGCCTATGTGCGCGCCCAATCGCCGGCGCGGGGCGGGCACGTCTATCTGCGTCCGGCGGATCCAGTGGTTGGCAAAACTTTGTTTCAGGCAAAGGGCTGCTCCCAGTGTCATGCCCGCCCGGGGCGGCCGGGTCAGGACGGAGGAGTGGGGCCGGAATTGGCCGGGCGGGCCATGCCGCGAACGGTCAGCCAGTTTGCCGGGCTGATGTGGAATCACGCGCCGCGCATGGCGGAAAGAATGGCGGCTCGGGGGATGAAGCCACCTCGGTTTTCCAACAAGGAAATGGCCGATCTCATTTCCTATCTTTTCTCAGCTCGCTACTTCGAGCAATCGGGAAACGCGCACGAGGGCAAGCAGATTTTTGTGAGCAAAGGCTGCGCGAGCTGTCATGGCCTTCAGCCGGGTGGCGGCCCCGACCTCAGCGGCTGGCAAGGCCAGGTCTCTGCGACACGTCTGGCCGCCGCCCTGTGGAACCACGGCCCGGCCATGCTTGAACACATGCAGCAGGTGAAGATCGACTGGCCCGCCTTTCGTCAAGAAGAGATGGAAGACTTGATGGCATTTTTGAACCGGCAGGGTCAGGCACAACGTCGGGAACCGGGGAGGGCGAAACCGTGAAAGTCCGCAACGGGGGCATAGGCGTTTCCCGACGCAACTTTTTGCGCTTTGCTGCTGGAGCGTCAGCCGGCACGGCCGCTTCCGGGCTCACGGTCAAGGGCATGAGCAGCCTTGCCCAGGCGCTCGCTGAGGAGAAGCGTCCGCCGGGCGGCCCTGAGCGGTGGGTGGCGACGACCTGTCAAGCCTGCCCGGGTGGCTGCGGGCTGGTGGTGCGATGCGTGGGCAAACGCGCCGTGAAAATTCTTGGCAACCCGCTTCATCCCGTCAACCGCGGCGGCGTCTGCCCCAAAGGCCAGGCGGCGCTTCAGTTGCTTTATCACCCGGATCGCCTTCTTGAGCCGCTCCGCCAGTCCCGGCTCGCCCCGATTCTATCGGGGCGAGGATCGCAGCGTTGGGAGGCTCTATCCTGGGAAGAAGCGCTGAAGCTAATGAGCGAGAAATTGCAAGCGATTCGCCAGGCGGGTCGCTCGCATGGCGTGGCTGTGTTGAGCGGGGCGAGACCGGGCGCCATGCCAGACCTCTGGCAGCGCTTTCTCGCGGCCTACGGTTCGCCCAACCATCTGAGTTTGCCCGGCACGACAGACGGATCGAGCGCGGCGGCGTATTTCATGCAGGGAGTTCACGAGCCGCTGGCTTACGACCTGAAGAATGCGAGTTACGTTCTGAGCTTCGGCGCGAACTTGCTCGAAGGCTGGGGTTCGCCCGTCCACCTCATGCGCGCCTTTGGCGCCTGGCGCGCTGCCGAAGGCCAGCGCAGCAAGCTGGTGCAGGTTTCGCCTCGGCTCTCGGTTACGGCGGCGAAAGCGGACGAGTGGGTGCCCATCCGGGTGGGTACCGAGGCGGCATTGGCGCTCGGGATCGCCTACGTCCTTATCTCCGAGGGGCGAGTGGACGCGAATTTTCTCGCGCAACATACCTTTGGGTTTGACGATTGGACGGATACCTCTGGCCAGCGGCACGCCGGTTTCCGCACCCTGGTGCTGCGCGACTACCGTCTCAACGAGGTGGCTGAACTGACGGGCGTGCCCGTAGAAACGATCTTGAGGCTGGGGCGGGAGTTTGCCGCCAACCCGCCGGCGCTTGCCCTGGGAGATAAACCCGGAAGCGTCCAGCCGGGAACTCTCTATGGCTCGATGGCCGTCGAGAGCTTGAACGCGCTGATGGGTAACTTTGAACAGCCCGGCGGTGTCCTTCTCCAGCCCGAGGGGCCGCGCACAGCGGGGTGGCTTGGTGTTCGGCATCATTCGGCCGGCGAGCAAGCCGGGCGCCCGCCGGCTCTCGATGGGTCAAGGTCTCCCCTGGCGGGCGATGCCGCCGACGTGCTCGCTGAGGCTGCGCTCGAGGGCAAGCCTTATCCCATCGAAGCGCTCATCCTCCACGATGCCAACCCGGTTTATCTGGCGCCGGACCGAGATCGGTTTATCGCGGCGCTCGCCAAGATTCCGTTCATTGTGGACTTCGCCACGCTTCCCGACGATACAACGGATTTTGCCGATCTGCTCTTGCCGGCGCCGACATTCCTCGAAACGTGGGACCTTTCCGGTACTCCTCCGGTGGTTCCTCGCGCCCTCCGTGGATTGTCCCAGCCGGTGGTGCCGGCGCGGCACGGGAGCCGGCATCCCGGGGATGTTATTCTGGCGCTTGCCAAAC belongs to Candidatus Acidiferrales bacterium and includes:
- a CDS encoding sigma-54 dependent transcriptional regulator, with protein sequence MKHAASDPCTVLVVDDDPELLATLGDLLAGQNYRVRMASSGPEALALLRQPRSYRGQPATPDSATASPVCLALVDLVMPLLDGLTLLGEIRSGHGDIPVVMMTGYGTIETAVEAMKKGAEDFLTKPFDKEAVLKKVARLLELHRLRLQVAELEARNSGALGSAGVFRGIIARSPRMQSLLERAEAAARSDLPVLLLGETGTGKEMLARAIHAAGGRASRPFIPVNCGALPRDLIESELFGHQRGAFTGALTEQEGLFRAADGGTILLDEIGELPREAQVKLLRILQEGELRPVGGSHPVQVNVRAISASNRPLASLRQDCLREDLYYRISTITIELPPLRERREDLPLLAEHYLRKFCEKYDRGASRGELGRTTLDRRALDLLLSYPFPGNVRELVNILESAVVTLPPDQRTLGDKDLRPLLRPSSESRSRSAGRADISGQGIGAGGGRRPSGSLDSGEMAEPVLAPDASLLSMESVEKFAIQQALHLAGKNKSRAAEILGISRDSLYRKIRQYGLETSKEEK
- a CDS encoding molybdopterin-dependent oxidoreductase, encoding MKVRNGGIGVSRRNFLRFAAGASAGTAASGLTVKGMSSLAQALAEEKRPPGGPERWVATTCQACPGGCGLVVRCVGKRAVKILGNPLHPVNRGGVCPKGQAALQLLYHPDRLLEPLRQSRLAPILSGRGSQRWEALSWEEALKLMSEKLQAIRQAGRSHGVAVLSGARPGAMPDLWQRFLAAYGSPNHLSLPGTTDGSSAAAYFMQGVHEPLAYDLKNASYVLSFGANLLEGWGSPVHLMRAFGAWRAAEGQRSKLVQVSPRLSVTAAKADEWVPIRVGTEAALALGIAYVLISEGRVDANFLAQHTFGFDDWTDTSGQRHAGFRTLVLRDYRLNEVAELTGVPVETILRLGREFAANPPALALGDKPGSVQPGTLYGSMAVESLNALMGNFEQPGGVLLQPEGPRTAGWLGVRHHSAGEQAGRPPALDGSRSPLAGDAADVLAEAALEGKPYPIEALILHDANPVYLAPDRDRFIAALAKIPFIVDFATLPDDTTDFADLLLPAPTFLETWDLSGTPPVVPRALRGLSQPVVPARHGSRHPGDVILALAKRLGGPLAGALPFDRFEQVVKRSAQDIFSAQRGYLFGTQLEEVWDKLLEKSGWWAPDYSTADELWQQMKEKGGWWDPAYHYGEWGRVFRTPSGKFEFFSQLLWRDILAEARSNAAKPDLVAAERRCLPHFEPLFGASATDAGRPDAGNEAQFPFVLFPYEILPLGETRGADLPFLQQILGQHLFERWESWIEIHPEAARRLGIEDGSWVWVESSHRKARMRARWFLGLRPEVVAIPLGLGHRTGSRWSQGRGTNPCELLVPGSGNPAEPPPGGGARWFSTRVRISRA
- a CDS encoding c-type cytochrome, translated to MPKRAAPARHWRLGGLAVILLAWLVVTRAGGAEGSYFLPGNPKTGLKIFAEKGCIRCHAVQGEGGRSAPDLARSPMFYASASQLVGEMWNHAPRMWEKMRIEHLPVPRFEPAEMTDLFAFLFSIRSFDEPGDPELGRQVLAGKGCTRCHAIRGRSGGEAPGVVRLGSPQVGPDLQRWSGYRNAVQWAQAMWNHSPEMIQAMAGRGMPWPEFQGNDMVNLIAYVRAQSPARGGHVYLRPADPVVGKTLFQAKGCSQCHARPGRPGQDGGVGPELAGRAMPRTVSQFAGLMWNHAPRMAERMAARGMKPPRFSNKEMADLISYLFSARYFEQSGNAHEGKQIFVSKGCASCHGLQPGGGPDLSGWQGQVSATRLAAALWNHGPAMLEHMQQVKIDWPAFRQEEMEDLMAFLNRQGQAQRREPGRAKP
- a CDS encoding PAS domain S-box protein; amino-acid sequence: MKQGSRQWFWATLILSCVTIVTFVFAAWELMEKRFFRNVDYHTLHFLYISRGVVSSLLLAAWASWFVLRARRQHEEALRRSRERYRGILEGSPDAVVLYDDHLVVIEWNLSAERLFGFAKEEVIGKVLPTVPEEQRGEALEWVAKLARQQRILDLETLRWHRAGGPIWVSVSLSSLRDEASGRLHVLEVARDIREKIALRDKIIEVEKLTTMGQMAAGTAHHLNTPLASLLLRVQMMKERLRHTDGGADLAHLEAGIHSCQSFVQQLLRFSHRLPAQKKPEEITQQIESIVTFLRPTFAAKRAQMVLDLDRARGALVMADRSQLEALFSALLVNAADAIAEGGSITITAAPVADGEPKPGLPAQDSAGIIGKESLAGRGDLEICIEDDGCGISEKDLPRLFEPFFTTKAPGQGTGLGLALARTIAQEHGGSVAIQNRPSSRSLRPEVSGQGTARHGAGRGVCVRLRLPLH
- a CDS encoding cold shock domain-containing protein: MRERGIVKWFNASKGYGFIQRASGEDVFVHFSAIQEEGYKSLPEGAEVEFEVAKGPKGFQAQNVVRVSA
- a CDS encoding cytochrome c3 family protein produces the protein MTDPERIPTNREPRLDRGEPTSQRRNSLLNGFFVLGVALFFAGGLVALPRWMHAPVAQPIQFNHLKHKQAGLGCADCHATVLDQAAAGLPDLALCLTCHEAAVTESKEEEKIRTIASGGGELSWNQVTRMPEDVYFSHRRHAKLAKLDCLVCHGTVGESVRPPERPALPMMMANCLDCHQKTHANVDCYACHR
- a CDS encoding cytochrome c, with the protein product MESWRKNEFFFWLVAAVVALLFLLAVLRYEKYDRAREQRTLSSFMAGDPREGGRVFSDKGCVRCHAIGGVGGTEAAGKAGDLGKVPEGNLSLNELATAMWNHAPEMWKGMQEKQFDYPRLTEEQVTNLFAFLYTIRYVDESGDVERGRALFASKGCIQCHALQGHGGRLGPDLAQASYLGVPILWAQEMWNHAPRMEALIREKNLAWPKFRDTEMIDLLGYVRSLNTGLRRGFEVLPANPDRGRELFRQKGCIACHAVDGEGGTLGPDLGRERKLPRTLTQAAGWMWNHSPEMWRTMQTRGLERPQFEGREMADLLAYLFSIHYFDEPGDPEGGKQVFRSKGCATCHGDDGRGGKGGPNIQQLKGKFSPVRMAYTMWQHGPEMYARAQRRNIPWPKFRGSEMADLVAFLNSQ
- a CDS encoding ATP-binding protein; the protein is MNWFRKKNKATGPASREANVSPAGPFSDPPPAELKKAHRGIRRVNSFFLLGLAVTLGSQMAVSVFSLVELRRVSRFSAQNLAEVQATQHQLSRLRLAFESQVRDFRGFLLTGDPRYLELRDEAQEDFDGIVSLVEASRLEPTVLAHFREIRQLEKSYRGHSAGVAEARRLGRGGDRDWVSLAGQPIATEAFEKFDQLVAAQQKALGQESRRFSQVTRRAVYWIAGTTGLSLMVVLVVAGRLWWQNRNLLINLERSYADVVGYQRQLVRQERLTAIAELLASVVHELNNPLTSVIGFAQILRSRPENESLRRELDLIVSEAHRATDIVHNLLRLVRRQPLEIRPIDVNEVIRQTIVLRRYELESRNIQINTDLARERPFAMGDPQQLQQVLFNLFMNAERAIAESRQPGTIRIRSACAGNRVQIHFSDSGVGIPPEYLGRVFQPFFTTKPPGMGTGLGLYISQGIVRALGGELRCASADLIGASEPGYGTTFTIELASTPAPEAIPSEAPAPLLSPKRVLVLEPDAPLGELATAIFEEQGHEVLTATTGDEAFIFLKEFRPEAVLINMKMPGKEGLEFFRQLRRVNPELARRVIFCSSGAPDMYTISFVEAQGGPWVQKPYTPDQLLAALARVFS